The Streptomyces sp. V4I8 genome includes the window GGTCCAGCGGTCGCCGACCTGTTCGACGACGAGCGGGAGGCCGAAGCAGAGGGAGAGGTTGCGGGAGGTGAGTTCGAGTTCCATCGGGCCGGCGGCGAGGACCTTGCCCTGGCGGATCATCAGGACGTGGGTGAAGCCCGGGGGGATCTCCTCGACGTGGTGGGTGACCATGAGCATCGAGGGGGCGATCGGGTCGCGGGCGAGGCGGCCGAGCCGGCGGACGAGGTCCTCGCGGCCGCCGAGGTCGAGGCCGGCGGCGGGCTCGTCGAGGAGGAGCAGCTCGGGGTCGGCCATCAGGGCGCGGGAGATCAGGGTGCGCTTGCGCTCGCCCTCGGAGAGGGTGCCGAACTTCCTGTCGACGTAGTCGCTCATGCCGAGGCGGTCGAGGAAGGCGCGGGCGCGCTGCTCGTCGACGTCCTCGTAGTCCTCGTTCCAGGTGGCGGTCATGCCGTACGCGGCGGTCAGGACGGTCTGGAGGACGGTCTGGCGCTTGGGCAGCTTCTCGGTCATGGCGATGCCGGCCACGCCGATGCGCGGGCGCAGCTCGAAGACGTCGGTGCCGGGCTTGCCGAGGGTCTCGCCGAGGATGGTGGCGGTGCCCGTGGACGGGAAGAGGTAGCTGGAGGCGAGGTTCAGGAGGGTGGTCTTGCCGGCGCCGTTGGGGCCGAGGATGACCCAGCGCTCGCCCTCCTTGACCGACCAGGAGACCTGGTCCACCAGAGCCCGGCCCTCACGGA containing:
- a CDS encoding ABC transporter ATP-binding protein, giving the protein MSDVLELQDVSVVREGRALVDQVSWSVKEGERWVILGPNGAGKTTLLNLASSYLFPSTGTATILGETLGKPGTDVFELRPRIGVAGIAMTEKLPKRQTVLQTVLTAAYGMTATWNEDYEDVDEQRARAFLDRLGMSDYVDRKFGTLSEGERKRTLISRALMADPELLLLDEPAAGLDLGGREDLVRRLGRLARDPIAPSMLMVTHHVEEIPPGFTHVLMIRQGKVLAAGPMELELTSRNLSLCFGLPLVVEQVGDRWTAQGLPLS